ATACATTCATTCATAAACTTCGTACACCAATCCAGGCCAGGTCCCACTAAAAGCCCCTAGACACCCTACTGCTGCCCTTTCTCCCTGGccaacgcctccctcctcccagtaCTATTAGGATCAAAATACGGCTTctcccccaagcccacaGCCCTGTTGCCAAACCGCTCCCCATAGTCCCCACCAAGGTAATCAAAAGTAGCAGTATGGAACGTGCTCCTGTTGTCCCAAATCGCAATATCATTCTTGTTCTTCCACTGCAGCCTCACAGTCAAGTCATGGTTCTTGTACACCAAGTCCAAAAACCACGTCAACAGCGCCTTGGACTCCTCCTCAGTAACTCCGTTAATGTGCTTGACGTGCCCGCCGACGGGGAAGAGGGACTTCCATCCGGTCACAGGATTGGTCCTGATGACGGGGTGGACAGCCTTGAGCTCGGTGCCAATGTTCTCGGGCGCGCCGCGGGGCTTGTCGTAGAGCTTGAAGCCGGCTGCCTCAGCGACCTTGTTGAAGCCGGGCTGCTGGAAGGTGACGGTCAGGGACTCGAGGAACTTTTGGTAGGGCTCCGAGAGGCGGTCGTAAAGCTCGTAGCCCGAGGCCCAGAGGGTGtcgccgccggtggtggggagctcgacgaggcggagggaggtgtaGTCCGCGGGGACTGGCTCAAAGGCAATGTCGGAGTGCCATTGGCCTGTGGATTGCTTCTTGGGGGAGAGCTCGTCGGCGATGGCGCCGCGGGCGTAGAACTTCTTG
This window of the Podospora pseudoanserina strain CBS 124.78 chromosome 3, whole genome shotgun sequence genome carries:
- a CDS encoding hypothetical protein (COG:E; EggNog:ENOG503NWD1), with translation MAPSAIETQTPVVPIVTKGAAPTTERPAPLKLTGLLDQFESFEVTPVIGKEFPKANLVEWLNAPNSDDLLRELAITISQRGVVFFRAQDELTNELQKKLILRLGELTGRPATSGLHIHPLLNSERELGGDDPEISTISSIQNKKFYARGAIADELSPKKQSTGQWHSDIAFEPVPADYTSLRLVELPTTGGDTLWASGYELYDRLSEPYQKFLESLTVTFQQPGFNKVAEAAGFKLYDKPRGAPENIGTELKAVHPVIRTNPVTGWKSLFPVGGHVKHINGVTEEESKALLTWFLDLVYKNHDLTVRLQWKNKNDIAIWDNRSTFHTATFDYLGGDYGERFGNRAVGLGEKPYFDPNSTGRREALAREKGQQ